AATGTGAAATTGATTATTGACGGAAGTTCTTCAGCTGATGAAGGAGTGAGACTTACAGGAGCTTATTAATAAGAGCACACAACACAGGTTTTGCAATCTTTTTGGGCGAAGTGTACTTTTCGAGTTCAATAATCTTTTAAGTTAGTGGTTTGTTAGCTGTTTTTACTAGTCATCATTCCCATACCCTTCATTATAAATATTTTCCGCACTGTAGTGTGATCTTTTATCTGAAATAAGAAAAGGTTTGGATAACGTTTTAGAAAATTTCAAATTGAAAGAATTGGAACAGTAGTAAGATTCCATGTTTTGCCATTAAAAGTTAGAATTTTGTTGCTGTATACTTGGACTATAGTTGGACTTTTATACTAAGCAGATGGGTTTCGGTGTATAGCTTTTTTAGGAATCGACACAGTGGGAGCAGTTAGCTGTTGAGCTCCAAATTCATGAAAAAGTAATTTCTGGAATGATGAAAGACTTTAACCTTTTGAGCAGTGAAGTGTAGTGTTTTTAAAAATTAATTATGTGAGAACGAGCGATTAAAGATTATTTCGCTCGTTAGCATATGTTGTTAACAGAAAAGGTATTACATTTGCAATCCCAACCGAGGGGAACATGATTACGAAATCATGTTTAAATAAGATGGTACGGTAGCTCAGTCGGTAGAGCAATGGACTGAAAATCCATGTGTCGCCGGTTCGATCCCGGCCCATACCACTTCCGAAAAAAGGCCTTCTTTCATAAGAAAAAGGCCTTTTTTAATGGATTATGACTGTCTTGCTAATTGGAGACACTGGCTGGGTTAACAAATTCATTATATCGCATGGCCTGTTGCGCTAATTGTGCTATATTCTCTTCACACATTACTTTGGCAAGTGCTACAAACTCTGTAACCTTATTATATAAAAGCCAAGAGTCATCTTCGGAAACGTTAAAAGTATCTTTGTATCTCGCTGCCGAATAACTTTTAAGTAATATTTCAAAAAGCCTTTCGTCATCAGGGCTGCCAGATAGGAACATTTTAATGGGGGCATCAGAAAAGCAGCAGCACAGCCTTAAAAGGCGGTGTAAATTATGAATATCTGATCTATAGGCCAGATGCACCCTGATCAGCGCAATACAGGTTTGTTCTACAACTTGATGCAGCATAAATACACATACATTATGCTGTTCAGTAATGATGCACTCGTGTGCTCCGGTTAAGAAACCATCTGCTAATATCATTCTGTGGTTGAAATGTGCTCTTGCTTTTATAGCTGCCTCAGTTGGAATAAAACGATTGGGGAAATCAAAAGTTGTCATTCCATTATGGCTATAAATTAATGTAGCCGTGCTGCAAACCGTAATAAAAAAGCGATTATTAGCCATAATAGCTTCCTCAATGGTTTCTTTCCCGTGACTGAGGATTGTAATTGTACCTGTTTGTAATTTCCATTTGTAAAATCCTGTATCTCATGTTCAATTCGTGTGTTACTATCAGTAATTAGCAGCAAGCAATAATTACAATGAAAGGTTGCGGCTTTTTCTTTAAAACAGCCCTGATCACCTTGGGTGTAACTGTTTTTAAAAAAGCTAAAGATTTGAAGAGGCTTGAACTTTTGGACAAGCTGATGGATAAACTCTCTAAAGTAAATCGCATGATCTTCTTTTTGTGATAAAATTTGTAGTTCCATATTGATCTCATTTAATTGGTGACAGTTTAAATGAGTCTTGGGTGCTGGAGATTGATACATTTGGGATCTGCCAACCGTGGCAATTAAAGTTTCTGAAGCCTTACGTTAACACGGAATTACAGCAGACCCCAAATCTATCTCGATATACAAATATAGCATATCTACACATAGATTATGGGTTAACTGCTGTCTTGCGTTAACGGCTTCAGAAAGTTTGCCGCAAGACTCTTAAAAAAAATTAACTAGACATTAACCTTATCTAACTGCTTGTCATACTTTTAATCATAAGCGAATGTAATTATTAAATCGACAACTTCCAAATATTGATAGATAAACACCCTAATTTTGGAGCCTTAACTATGTGTATTATTCATAAGCTTTAAGAAAATTTGTATATGAGTGATTCAATAGGTGAGTATCTGAGGTTAAGGCTTAGAAGTAAAAACATTTTAAATAAAGATGCTGCCGCTTATA
This is a stretch of genomic DNA from Candidatus Pedobacter colombiensis. It encodes these proteins:
- a CDS encoding HEPN domain-containing protein: MANNRFFITVCSTATLIYSHNGMTTFDFPNRFIPTEAAIKARAHFNHRMILADGFLTGAHECIITEQHNVCVFMLHQVVEQTCIALIRVHLAYRSDIHNLHRLLRLCCCFSDAPIKMFLSGSPDDERLFEILLKSYSAARYKDTFNVSEDDSWLLYNKVTEFVALAKVMCEENIAQLAQQAMRYNEFVNPASVSN